AGGAGTGAAGTCATGACCAGTTCTAGCATTGATGGCGTGGGGGTGGCATTTTTAGTACGGGTTTAGACCGGCGATCGGTTGCTTAAAAATAACAGGGTGACGGAGTTCTTCCGCTGGATATGTTCACCGTAGGAGGACAATTGCTCGGAGTAGTTGACACCACCAGTGCAAAACCTTAATTAGGTAATTAGATTTTAAAACCGCATAAACTCATAATTTCTATTGGATCGTACCTGCGCCAATGATCATAGTGTTAATGCATCACAAAAATGATTGAGGAATTAACGTAGTTTTGCCCTGGTCAAGACGGAGAGCGGTATAGGTTTGTCATCCTTTCTTCGCGCCTTTGCGTCCATCCGTCGGATTTTGTTCGGTTTTACGCCTAAGGGGGAAAGGAAAATGGGCTTACCATCAGGGAGAGAGGCCACACAAGACTGCTGAGTCTGTTAAATTGCAGTGGCAAAAAGTTTGCTATTTCCTATTCCCTTTCAGAACATCGTCCCCCGTTGTTACCGCTGTTAACTTTCCCATCCTAAAAATCTGGTTCCCGTGAATGAAGTTTGCCTAAAGTTGAGTGATTTGTTTGTGTCTTCCGGTTGGGGAGGATATGACCGAGGGCGGGCTCCCCAGTGGGCCCATCCCAGAGCACAGCAACAATGGTTTGGGGCGATCGCCGCTTTGGAACCATTTTTAAGACAAACTTTGCCCAATGTTGGGGGAGAATTACCGGGAATTTGTTTGACGGGCCCTGCCCCAGTGCTGAAAGATGCGGTGCTGGTGCGAAATTTTTACCAAGGCATTGCCACCCCCTGGGAAGAGTTTTCCCCCTGGCCCTGTTTAGCTGGCGAGGAATCCGAATGGAGTGCTGTCCCCCCCATGCGGGAAATTCCCCTGTTTCCCCAGGACCCCTTGGCGGAAGAGCAATTTTGCTGGCTGATGACCCCCCAATTTGGTCTGCTATTGCTGTTGGGCAAAAATGAGCAGGGTTTGGCCCAGTTCTACTGGACTTTTGACCCAGAAATTTTGCAGCAAGCTTGGTTAAGCCTCCAGGCCCGCCTCAAATATGGCCTAAGTCCTGATCTGTCCCTCTTGCAAAAAACCATAGCGGCTTTTAATTTTCCCCAGCCCGATTTCCGTTTGGTGACTTACTTTGGGCAATTGATGTTGGACTACCAGCCCAATCCCTATAATCTTCCCCCATGCCAAGAACAGGAATCGGCGGAACCATCCCCGGATGTGGAACTGCTCCAAGCCTTAACCCATGAGGTGCGGACTCCCCTGACTAGCATTCGCACCCTAACCAAGTTGTTATTGCGTCGCAAAGACCTTTCCCCGGAAGTGCTCAAACGAATTGAATCCATTGACCGGGAGTGTAGCGATCAAATCAGCCGCATGGACCTGATTTTCCGAGCCACGGAATTGGAATCAACCCCCCTGCCGGAATTGGTGGTGCCCCTGACGGTGACATCCTTAGAAGCGGTGTTCCAAGCTGGCATTCCCCGCTGGCAAAAACAGGCCCAGCGCTATAACGTCAATTTACAAGCTCAGATTCCCCATTCTTTGCCCCAGGTGTGGAGTAACCCCAGTTTGTTAGACCAGGTGCTGGGGGGCATGATTGAAAAATTTGTGCGGAATTTCAACGGCGGCGGAGAGATCAATTTACAGATCACCACTGCCGGTGACCAGTTAAAAGTGCAGTTCCATACCCAGTCAGTACACCAAGCCAATCCCGTCAGGGCTCTGGGGGAATTGTTGATGTTCCAGCCCCAAACCGGTTGCCTGAGTTTAAATTGGGATGTGACCAAAAATCTCTTCCAACTCCTGGGAGGTAAGTTAATCGTCAGACGGCGATCGCCATCGGAGGAGATACTAACCATTTACCTTAAATGTGAACAAAGGACTGTGCCTGTGGCCAACTACGATAGGCAGTTCACCATGGTCTAGGGGCTCAACCGAGAGTTTCAATGGCCTGAAATTTGCCGCAGTAAGCCTGGGGTAATAAAGGTCAAAAGGCCAATGGCGATCGCCCCGGCTCCAATGACTATCAATGCCGGTACAAGGCGGGATTGCCAAAATCGTTCCCTGGCCGCCGTCGTTAGCTTGCCAGTTTCCCA
The genomic region above belongs to Synechocystis sp. PCC 6803 substr. PCC-P and contains:
- the hik34 gene encoding two-component system sensor histidine kinase Hik34, whose translation is MNEVCLKLSDLFVSSGWGGYDRGRAPQWAHPRAQQQWFGAIAALEPFLRQTLPNVGGELPGICLTGPAPVLKDAVLVRNFYQGIATPWEEFSPWPCLAGEESEWSAVPPMREIPLFPQDPLAEEQFCWLMTPQFGLLLLLGKNEQGLAQFYWTFDPEILQQAWLSLQARLKYGLSPDLSLLQKTIAAFNFPQPDFRLVTYFGQLMLDYQPNPYNLPPCQEQESAEPSPDVELLQALTHEVRTPLTSIRTLTKLLLRRKDLSPEVLKRIESIDRECSDQISRMDLIFRATELESTPLPELVVPLTVTSLEAVFQAGIPRWQKQAQRYNVNLQAQIPHSLPQVWSNPSLLDQVLGGMIEKFVRNFNGGGEINLQITTAGDQLKVQFHTQSVHQANPVRALGELLMFQPQTGCLSLNWDVTKNLFQLLGGKLIVRRRSPSEEILTIYLKCEQRTVPVANYDRQFTMV